TTtaaaagaagattttttttgttttagtcgGACTAACTTATTGTTCATCTCCTTTTGTTGCTTTTACTATCTTAAATGCCGTCCACTGCTTCATCATTCACTTAGATTCTTAAGCATTTGAATTGGAGTCAGCCGCATTCTCATCAACATTTAAGGCCAAAACCTAAACCAATACGTCTTTATGTAGAATAAGGATGATCACCAACTGcacacaattttgaaaactcTAAAAAATCGTTAGACGTTATACGAGCTAACCATATCAACTATACCTATAATACATTTATATTTGAAATCGCATCTTCTTCCTTTGCGACCTACGATGGAACCGTGCTGTTCGTTTTGTTCTATTTACATTTTTTAATTGAACAACAAACGTAACCAAGGATATGGTAACCGTTTTCTGAAAACAACAGCTTATCAACCTGGGTTGCCAATTCCAAATATATTTCGTAGGatctcattttgacattacgagttactgaggggtagttaaatttacgatacagttttaaaagcgagtggcaggtcgtgtcgtcggttacgCTATATCTAGTGAATCTcttgaaagagtgtcagttattaGAGATTTTGATGTACTTATAAACTGACAACTTTCGTTTTGAGATCATTATCAATTATTCAGTGTTTTAAAAGAAGTGGGGTTTTTACGCgcgtttgaattttttcaagtaGGCCATGAATCGACTTTATAAACGCACTTTTATGTGACCGACAGACGTCAGTTGGCTGAAGGTTCCCGGTGGatgttgtcgacccgcatcggaccgatcatcgggccgattatcggaccgattgagcacgatatagggccgattgtagcgcttcgatcggcccgtcatcggacaattctgcaccatttgcatcaatcgcgtcgacctaaaaaagctttatgtttacattatgcatcactagagaaacagagcgaaggaatatcaaacaaggcattttcgagccgacatcttcccgatagggtgtgaaagagtgttaaacattcttttgtctcgatcatggaggctttaacctttaggtcattcgcctcttagggccagaaaaactctggccctatgtttgaggttggaaatccaaccccgatatatctcatcacctgagtattggatatccgctctctgcttttgtatatcttcactcttttgttctaccgatacactatgtaagctcgaaacgcaatcaaaagctttcgtgcacgatgcgtccgatgttcgaatttactgggtTGAGACGTCAGTCTAACGAAAGTTTGGAACTTAAAGAGAATCCATTCGAACATGGCTTCATGTTCTTcgcgctcattgaggtatctcgaAATTTGGCACTCCATAGTATTTGTTCCTCGTTTTTGTGTGTAATTTTATAGCCCGGTTAAACCCCTCGGTTCCAAAATGTAGAATTTTGGTTATTTCTACGCGACTTGGAACggaaactaatgcatatttttccaaatcacaaattggGCATTGTAGCTGAAGGGTCGTCCCGGAATGATGgtttaatgcatagggcgctggtcttacacgcCAGGCAGGACAGTGAATAAATCGTATGAAtgttttgatgaaacaatttAACAAGTAAGAAAAAGACATTATTACACCATCAGGTGGACTTagaaggagtttttcttcaaataTGATTGCCGCCTGCCGACGATGTATCCGAGGTTGCAATCCTAGTTGAATTTCAGATTGCCGCAAAAATTactctgaaattcaagaatggTATTATCAATTTTTCACAATGCTGCACTAGACCTATTTTAGTGATTGTAGTAAGAATAATAAAACCACAGTGATAATTTTCTATAATCTGTAATTTTCGAAGCACGTTTTGTTCATAATTCAATTTTAATCTGTAAATAATTTGTGTAGCAAAATAATCGACTGTTTGTTTGTCGAACAAAACAACTTCGTATTGAGGACTACTCTAACTTCCATTCGTTCGTGGCGTAGTTCATATAATCTTCATACTACCAAGCCGGTTAACAGTTGTTGCCCATCGCTCAAAGCTGGAAGCAGAACGCACTTCCGCGCTTCTTTATTCGCTACGTGGTGGTACAGCATCGGGAAACCCATTGAAAGAAAATAAGGCGAAATCAAACTCTCGAGCGGCAGATTGACTGCGCAAAAATAGACAAGGAAATGAGTAACAAATGAGTTTTTTCTTGCTGGTTTTGTTCATATATTCTCCCGCTACGAACACAAAGGTTGAACGCTAAGTGACATCTTGCCAGGCCGGTGAACTGCTCATGTATTGAAAACACGACGTTCCCTTGAAAAAAGTGACGCGAAATTCGGTCAACGCGCAGTTCAATTTACAGAAAGACGTTTGACATGTGCTTGTTATTTCCTGATCTTAAGCAAGACTATGGAGACGCAATGTTAATTGATGAGACAATCGCGTAACCATATTCGATATTCTAAAACAAAATACAGAACTAATGCAGCTATAAAAATTAGATGCTTATGGCAGTAATTCAGTCTAGTAACCGTTCATATCCGATATCCGTAGTCGACCTTGAAGATTGGctataattgaaaaatataaatattttatatttaggAGCAACACAGGCGAAAATTGACATGATTGTTGTTTCTTTCTAGTAAGAGTGATTTCTGTTCAACCGCACATGACTTCTAATTATGGCGGTCGACGGCATCTCTGTATCACGCCCCGTGAATGCTATAACGGAGCACCGGTATTAGATCTTTGAACTGACAGATGAAGCGGGCCAGTGTGTAACGACCCGTTCGAGAAAAAGTTATGCACTCATCAGTTGTCACCTTTCATTCAAGGTTAGTTAGTTAGTCGTTGTACATGAAAACCTACCTTTTTCGTAGAAGGCATGCTTCCAACTGTCGATGACTCTTCCTTCACTCCACTGGCGATCATTGACTCCATGCCGCTCATTAAAACCGAAGCACCAAGGAATTTATTCAGCAGAGCACGCGCTTCGCGGTCATCATCGTTGTCACCTGCTTCTTCCACTGTAACAAAATTAACAAATCTCCatcaatgttgaaaaaaaacataCCAACCCTTCCTAACTCACCGTTATCAGCGTTTCGCATCCTCTCCAGCACATCCTGAACACCGGAAACGCGACTTCCATCATTCAGGAAAGATCTCGTTTGCCTAGTACTGCTACTGGTTTGACTTTTGCGgaaaacaacaccatcatcgagcTCTTCTTGATCCGTCGTCGCACTGGAGGTCATTATACTTTCACGAACTGCTGATTTCGATGTAGAGGATCGCAGTTCTATGTCGTTTTCATCGAAATCTACCGATCCAGAACGTACTGAACTTATCTCACACGGTGTCGAAGAACGACTAGAGTGGCTCTGAGTGGATCGCAGGATCAGACCAGCCTTCGGGTAGCTTTTTTCCGACACCAATGAAGATGAGGATTCCTTGTGGACGAAACGTTCCGTGAGCTCTTTCACTGAGCCCTTACGAAGTATCTTAGCTTCTCTCTGAGGTACATCGTCTAGGGTACCAAACTCCGTGGTAACGTGACTACTGCCATTGCCAATTTTCTCAGTTTTCGTAACAGAAATAAGTCCCTTGCGTGAATTCTCTCGCTCCAGAAGCTTCTCGCGAACTTCTGACAGGTTACGCTTATTGCTGGAAGCGTTAAAACTCTCCAAGTCCTTCGCATCCGAGGAGTACATTGTAGTCTTACGTTCACCAACGGGGGCTGATCCATTTTCCGAATACAGTGATTCTGTCACGTAGGTTCCTGTGATCTTAGAAGTCGTTTCCGTTTCCGGAGGTGCCGTCGATTTCTTCTTCAATGCACGAATACCGAACAAGGGAAGCCCGTTTTCATCCGTCGGGCCAACGCCATAGCTGGAGGTTATACAATCAGTCGGCTTGCTCTCTTTTGGTGTTTCTCGCATAGTAGATGTAGTTTTCTTTGCGGTATTCATTGTCGAACATGTCTTGAATGAGCGTGTACTTTCGGATGCTTTCTTCAAAATATTACTGGTAGCCCAAATTGGTTTGTCCTCTTTCGTTTCCTTAATATTAACTCTTTCgttcaattttgatgttttacTCGGGGTTATTACCGAAGTCGTTGTAGTCACTGTCTTTGCATTGATGACAGTTTTCGGTTTAGTCGGACTTGTGCTGCGTTGTAGGGGCTCAGTTTTGTTTTCAATCTCAACAGTTTTTATGGTTTTAATATCCGAATCTTTCCTAAGTCCTCTGGTTGGGCTAAAATCTTTCTGCTTTGAATTTGTGTCATGAGTTCTGTTTGTTTTCAATACCGTTGTCGTCGTAGTTGTTGTGACCATTGAGGCAGGTTTCTCATTCAACTTTTTAACCAAACGAATCTGTGCCCGAATTCTTCTACGCTGTTCGTATCCCGTAACCGACTCGAgcattttttccaaaactaTCAGCTCGAATATTTCCTCAATGAGCGGAGCATCAACGGAACTCTTGCGCTTAACTGGTGACGGTATTACATTTCGTCCAGAATCAGTCCGCTTCAACTCAACGCCAAACTTGTTCGTCGTTTTGGCTGTTCCTTCCTGTTGATGTACATGTTCTTCGACTTTCACGTATCGTTGAGTGTTATCTATAGACTCTCGACGACTGCTGCTATTCATGTGTTCAAGCGAACTTACAGTATGATTCATATACGAAGGCTTGTTTCCTGGAGTTGGTGTGTCTCGTGAGATCGATCTTTCATATTTTTCGGTTATTGAAGGGCGCTTGTTGTTACCTGTAATCTCATGGGTTTCCTCCTGAGAAATTGTCGATTTCATAAGGTCTGATGTTTCCATTTTTGACGATGAAATCCTTCTCTCGAACATATCCTTCTTGGTAGAAACGGTGTCACGAATATAGGCTGGAGTCTGAGGCGTTCCACTACCTCGCCGTTTCTTTGGAGTTTCCTGTTTAACATCGATTAACTCATCTTTCGGTTCTGGTTCTACCTTAGTTTGATTTCGCTTGTAAACTCCAATATCAGTCAGCTTGACGTCCTTTTGTGTCTTCTCCTGAGTGGACTTAGTATGCACATTTTCAGTCACTGTCGTAGATGTTTGTTCCTTCTTACGGCGGTCTTCCCAAACCGATGGACGATTTAGGATGTCCTTCTGTCTTGCAATTTCCGAAGTGGCTGCTTTTCCTCCATTCTCGAATATCTCCTTAGCTTTCTTGACAGCTTCTGTACTACGAAGACTAACACTTTGCGGAACTTTATCCCGCGGTTTTGTTAAAGTTGCCGTAGTATACCTTTCCGCAATGTTTGCCTTGTGATCATTTTCCAGACTACCCAACACATCTTCCGTTTTTCTCTCCTGACGAGAAGTTTGCTTCATTACATTTTTCACTAACTCCGGTGATTTCTGCGGCACACTCGATGAGGATATgaacttcttcttcttttccaaAACACTCAATGATGACTCTTCATTCTCGGATATCACCGATCTGTCCATTTCATCTGTAGCAGTTGTCGTCACGGACGTACTCAAATCCGCCGACACCCTGTTAGTATCCACGTTACCAAATTTGGAAACCTTCTCGTTAACACTAAGCAAGCATTCATCTGATCCAGTAATATCAACCGTTACTTTACACTCCGGGACAAATGGACCGGAGGTTTTGATTTTCTTCACCTCTTCTGCTGTAGAAATGAACTTCGTAACCTTATCCGAGACACTCAACAAACACTCATCCGATTTGAGATGTTCGTCCATATCGTCGTACTCATGACGAACAAATCGGTTCGGAACTTTCGTTGTTTGCACGTCCTTCAGTTTGTTTGCTTCTTCGACAAACTTGGATACTTTTTGCGTAACGCTGAGCAGGGACTCGTCGTCCTCGGTTACGCGATCCAGATTGGTTATTCTACACGCTCGAGCTGCCCGTACTTCATGGTCCTCAACTTCGGTGATTTCACAGCCTACATACTCGTTTGTGGCTTCCTCGAAAATAGGAATTTTGTTAACTTTTGGCTCACGCCGTGGTTCGTCATCTGGTTCCTGAACAGCATCTGGGTAGCGAGGTTTACCAGTGTCTTCATCTGGAGAGACCGGAATCGGAATCAGCTTGTTAGGCGTAGGTTCACGGGAGGACTTGGCTTGCTGGATATCGATGACAACATTGTCCAGATTGTCAGAAGCAATAGCGGCCTTCGTAGAGAGGTTAATTGTTTTTGTGGTCACACACTTAACAGGACGGTCGGTTTTTTTGCTTGTACTCGAAGTGGTTGTAGCTGTTGTTGTACTCTTCGGTATTTTTTTCGTGGCACTATTGGGAACGGCCGATTTCAAAACATTATCGCTAGACGACCTGGAGTAATTCTTTTCTACTTTACCAGTAGTGCGATAAACTGGAGCCGAGTCCTTTCGATCTGTAAATGGCTGCTTCTTGGTGGTGGTAACAGTAGTAGTGGTAGTTTCAACAGTAGTCACCGTAGTATCATCTCCTTCGTCATCCGAAATACCGGTATCTTTGTCCGATTCAGGTtcggtttcgaaaattttctttaTTGTTTTAGTAGTTCTCGTTGTCGATCTCGCAGATCTATCGTCGGTTGTGATCTTTGCCTGAACAGATTTACGAACCGGTTCAATTTTAATCTTCGCTACAGTTATGTGATGTTTCGGTTTGTCCGATTTAGTTGGACTCGTATCCTGCGGTCGACGCTTATCTGGACTTGTTGCCGGAGTCCTAGGCTTGCTCGATACACGAACCGTCTTATCTACGCTGGTTTCCGTCTTGTCGTTGGTCGTCCTACGCTTGACATCAAAGTCCGATGAGCTCTTGCTAGTTATAACACGGTTACTGGTTGTCTTTCGTTCGAATCGATTATCGGACGACTGCTTAGTAAGAACCTTATCGGATTTCTTCGTTTCTGTGATGGGCTGTATGGTGATTTCTGTGACTGATATATTCTTTCCTTCCTTTTTCTGGTTGACAAGTATATCGGCCTTGGAAGTAGTTGTTTTCGTTATAGAAGTTTCAGTATAAGATGTTTTACGCGTCGGTGATCCTGCAGAAGCCTTGCGGACGGGAGACACCGGCACAGGTTTTTCTGTTGGAACGGGTGAACGCTCGTGCGAACGAGAACATCTGAAAGGAGAACTCTCTTTTGATCGTACTGTAGGTTCTGACTCTTTTGGATGACGCTCCGGTGAGGGCTGTGAAAGTTTCCTATCAATGAAAGGTTCCGCAGTTTCGACAGATTTTGATGGCGAAATTTTATCCTTTACACGGCGATCTGGTGATGGTTGAGAGTGTTTGCGTGTGGTGAAATCTGCCTTAGTGGGTGATAATTTTTCATCTGGGGAACTATCTTTGGGCCGTCTATCAGGGGAAGGTTGCGAGTTCTTTCTGATAGGCGATGTTTCCTTCGATTGTTGTAGGACACGACGCTCGGGAGAAGGTTGAGATTGTTTACGAATTGGAGATACTGCTTTTGTTGGTGATGATTCCTTAGGTTTGCGCGTCGGTGAGACTTCTTTCACATTTTCGGTAACACGTCTAACGGGGGAAACATTTTTATGTTCAACATTTCGTTCGCTTTTAATAAAATCATCTGTTTTTCGAGAGTTTCGTCGCGTTTCGGACTCAATCGTTTTTATCTCTTGCTCGACTTTCTTTCGTTTTTCACGTGTCTCAGAACTACGGGTCAGAGTGTTGTCATACGTACTGAATATACTTGTTGCGTCTGTTTCGACCTTTTCCTCTACTTGGTCATCTGATTCAGGCATGCCCAGAATTTTGCGGCATCGTTCCTCAAAAGTTTCACTACGCACCAATGGTGGCTTTTTCTTAGGGACTTTAGTGTCCTTTTTAGGCGTTTCTTTCTCTGTTACATCAACCTCTTCAACCGTGGTGGTTACTTCAACATCATCTGCAACATTTTCCAATTTTACCTTTATTGTGAGGTCATCCAAATCGGTAGTTTGACTTTTTGTATCGAAGATCTCAACATCTTCATGAACCTGTTGCTGAAGTTTTTCTTTCGTAGAAAGTGTGATTGTTGTGTCAACATTTAGTATTTCCGAAGAATTTTCCCGAGTTAACTTGGCAGAAGAGGTTTTGGTCGGAGAGTCACTTCTTTTGATTGGAGACGCAGCTCGTGAGCTGTCGACTGAACAGAATGGTGACGATTCTTTAGGAGTTTTACTTGGAGATGCCTGTCTGGACAACTTGTCGGGGGACGGACCTCTGGGAGTAGTGTCCGGAGTGTTCTGTGGAACTTTTTTCGGACTGAGTGAACGCTCTTTGACTTTCGTTTTGTCTACCGTGTCGTAAGATTCAATTGATGTAGACTCATGAACTGAGGATTCCTTGTAGCTAGATTGTTTGCGCTCGGATGTGATAGTTGGTTTCATGTAATCCTTGTGAGAATCCTCCGTCCTACTTGTGCGAGTAGTGGTTTGAGTGCTGTACCGACTAGTGTCAGAGTCTCGCGAAGGAGAGCGTCTTCCACGGGATGATTTATCTGGACTGACGCTTGATCTACCAGAAGTAGAATGAAGCGAACGGACGCTACCGGTTGGCGAAGTGCATCGCAGTGAACGTGCAAAAGATTCATGTACAGCATCAACATCCATGGTGATCTTTTGGAAAGTACTAACATCTTGATGTGTTGTCACCTGTTCCGTTCGTTGATTATCAGTGCGCTCTTCGACGATGAATTGTTGATTTGTTACTTTATCGGCTACATCCTTTTTCGAAGAACGATATTCAGTTTCACTCCGAGTAGTTTTAGGACGTGCCCCTGAGCTACTTGCGACCTGGTAATCTTGCTCAACTTTGGAACTAGTCGATTGATCCTGTGTTTGTTGACCTGACTCCTGTTCAATTCTTTCAAACGTCTTGAGTGTCACAATAGTACCATCTTCCGTTTTCTTCGTTGTTACTATCTGCCTAGTAGTTGGATTTAGTACTGTTACCTCGCGCTTTAATATTTCACCAGCATTGCCCATTAATCTTAATACTTCGGCAAGATGTGCGTCAGTAGACGGATCAACTTTGCTGTGTCTATTTCCATCAGTTTCGTGTATTTTAATTTTCTCTTCGTGAACACTGCTggactgttgttgttgctgagtTGCATTGTCTTTTTTTGATTCTAGAACTCTTACAGTCATTGGTCGAATGAAAATTGGTTCCGATTCGGGCTCGTTTTCAGAGGATACTTTCTGCGAACAGACCGTACGCGAAGACGACGAAGTTACCGTCGTAGATTTCGATGTCTGTACCTTACTTCCATCATCGTTTGTAAATACACCATTCTCAGCGAGAAAAGTTGCAGATTCG
This genomic window from Malaya genurostris strain Urasoe2022 chromosome 1, Malgen_1.1, whole genome shotgun sequence contains:
- the LOC131425455 gene encoding calponin homology domain-containing protein DDB_G0272472-like isoform X1, coding for MSVDFASTVDITTIRDEDLLRKLWHDAQDFGRKREIRAHMYKLREERLKALYSQIETPLTTIMEQNNISSKYGLSKTTVTGSHGDSLADQSFESLKSKEVRDSESPTRFGTVIPSDNSGWHVTKSEEISADGTTHTVRSTATTEGTKDVDGGRTTFSGKNAEAHSERLVVEDGDNFIRNKNHESATFLAENGVFTNDDGSKVQTSKSTTVTSSSSRTVCSQKVSSENEPESEPIFIRPMTVRVLESKKDNATQQQQQSSSVHEEKIKIHETDGNRHSKVDPSTDAHLAEVLRLMGNAGEILKREVTVLNPTTRQIVTTKKTEDGTIVTLKTFERIEQESGQQTQDQSTSSKVEQDYQVASSSGARPKTTRSETEYRSSKKDVADKVTNQQFIVEERTDNQRTEQVTTHQDVSTFQKITMDVDAVHESFARSLRCTSPTGSVRSLHSTSGRSSVSPDKSSRGRRSPSRDSDTSRYSTQTTTRTSRTEDSHKDYMKPTITSERKQSSYKESSVHESTSIESYDTVDKTKVKERSLSPKKVPQNTPDTTPRGPSPDKLSRQASPSKTPKESSPFCSVDSSRAASPIKRSDSPTKTSSAKLTRENSSEILNVDTTITLSTKEKLQQQVHEDVEIFDTKSQTTDLDDLTIKVKLENVADDVEVTTTVEEVDVTEKETPKKDTKVPKKKPPLVRSETFEERCRKILGMPESDDQVEEKVETDATSIFSTYDNTLTRSSETREKRKKVEQEIKTIESETRRNSRKTDDFIKSERNVEHKNVSPVRRVTENVKEVSPTRKPKESSPTKAVSPIRKQSQPSPERRVLQQSKETSPIRKNSQPSPDRRPKDSSPDEKLSPTKADFTTRKHSQPSPDRRVKDKISPSKSVETAEPFIDRKLSQPSPERHPKESEPTVRSKESSPFRCSRSHERSPVPTEKPVPVSPVRKASAGSPTRKTSYTETSITKTTTSKADILVNQKKEGKNISVTEITIQPITETKKSDKVLTKQSSDNRFERKTTSNRVITSKSSSDFDVKRRTTNDKTETSVDKTVRVSSKPRTPATSPDKRRPQDTSPTKSDKPKHHITVAKIKIEPVRKSVQAKITTDDRSARSTTRTTKTIKKIFETEPESDKDTGISDDEGDDTTVTTVETTTTTVTTTKKQPFTDRKDSAPVYRTTGKVEKNYSRSSSDNVLKSAVPNSATKKIPKSTTTATTTSSTSKKTDRPVKCVTTKTINLSTKAAIASDNLDNVVIDIQQAKSSREPTPNKLIPIPVSPDEDTGKPRYPDAVQEPDDEPRREPKVNKIPIFEEATNEYVGCEITEVEDHEVRAARACRITNLDRVTEDDESLLSVTQKVSKFVEEANKLKDVQTTKVPNRFVRHEYDDMDEHLKSDECLLSVSDKVTKFISTAEEVKKIKTSGPFVPECKVTVDITGSDECLLSVNEKVSKFGNVDTNRVSADLSTSVTTTATDEMDRSVISENEESSLSVLEKKKKFISSSSVPQKSPELVKNVMKQTSRQERKTEDVLGSLENDHKANIAERYTTATLTKPRDKVPQSVSLRSTEAVKKAKEIFENGGKAATSEIARQKDILNRPSVWEDRRKKEQTSTTVTENVHTKSTQEKTQKDVKLTDIGVYKRNQTKVEPEPKDELIDVKQETPKKRRGSGTPQTPAYIRDTVSTKKDMFERRISSSKMETSDLMKSTISQEETHEITGNNKRPSITEKYERSISRDTPTPGNKPSYMNHTVSSLEHMNSSSRRESIDNTQRYVKVEEHVHQQEGTAKTTNKFGVELKRTDSGRNVIPSPVKRKSSVDAPLIEEIFELIVLEKMLESVTGYEQRRRIRAQIRLVKKLNEKPASMVTTTTTTTVLKTNRTHDTNSKQKDFSPTRGLRKDSDIKTIKTVEIENKTEPLQRSTSPTKPKTVINAKTVTTTTSVITPSKTSKLNERVNIKETKEDKPIWATSNILKKASESTRSFKTCSTMNTAKKTTSTMRETPKESKPTDCITSSYGVGPTDENGLPLFGIRALKKKSTAPPETETTSKITGTYVTESLYSENGSAPVGERKTTMYSSDAKDLESFNASSNKRNLSEVREKLLERENSRKGLISVTKTEKIGNGSSHVTTEFGTLDDVPQREAKILRKGSVKELTERFVHKESSSSLVSEKSYPKAGLILRSTQSHSSRSSTPCEISSVRSGSVDFDENDIELRSSTSKSAVRESIMTSSATTDQEELDDGVVFRKSQTSSSTRQTRSFLNDGSRVSGVQDVLERMRNADNVEEAGDNDDDREARALLNKFLGASVLMSGMESMIASGVKEESSTVGSMPSTKKVSKVTTTRTVKSNASSSSNSAPKPSIDNLEQIWDEAVLKQLLDSSTNYEERRKIRARLRQIMAEKEACADIVASVTADLQRERQQLHQQQQQKQSTNDSNSNSGGIQEVTTTSTSKIQSQDGDVVTTRTTVMTKTVGPAKPMSAMAKFRQLDKQNSLSSQSPPNSPRTPSTPTTPGAGGPMFQFTDPSLNRRAATVKDQLLLWCQMKTREYENVKIENFSTSWSDGMAFCALIHHFLPDAFDFTKLTPQQRRHNFTLAFRVADEKAGIAPLLDVEDMVVMRKPDWKCVFTYVQSIYRRFKNED
- the LOC131425455 gene encoding uncharacterized protein LOC131425455 isoform X2 → MSVDFASTVDITTIRDEDLLRKLWHDAQDFGRKREIRAHMYKLREERLKALYSQIETPLTTIMEQNNISSKYGLSKTTVTGSHGDSLADQSFESLKSKEVRDSESPTRFGTVIPSDNSGWHVTKSEEISADGTTHTVRSTATTEGTKDVDGGRTTFSGKNAEAHSERLVVEDGDNFIRNKNHESATFLAENGVFTNDDGSKVQTSKSTTVTSSSSRTVCSQKVSSENEPESEPIFIRPMTVRVLESKKDNATQQQQQSSSVHEEKIKIHETDGNRHSKVDPSTDAHLAEVLRLMGNAGEILKREVTVLNPTTRQIVTTKKTEDGTIVTLKTFERIEQESGQQTQDQSTSSKVEQDYQVASSSGARPKTTRSETEYRSSKKDVADKVTNQQFIVEERTDNQRTEQVTTHQDVSTFQKITMDVDAVHESFARSLRCTSPTGSVRSLHSTSGRSSVSPDKSSRGRRSPSRDSDTSRYSTQTTTRTSRTEDSHKDYMKPTITSERKQSSYKESSVHESTSIESYDTVDKTKVKERSLSPKKVPQNTPDTTPRGPSPDKLSRQASPSKTPKESSPFCSVDSSRAASPIKRSDSPTKTSSAKLTRENSSEILNVDTTITLSTKEKLQQQVHEDVEIFDTKSQTTDLDDLTIKVKLENVADDVEVTTTVEEVDVTEKETPKKDTKVPKKKPPLVRSETFEERCRKILGMPESDDQVEEKVETDATSIFSTYDNTLTRSSETREKRKKVEQEIKTIESETRRNSRKTDDFIKSERNVEHKNVSPVRRVTENVKEVSPTRKPKESSPTKAVSPIRKQSQPSPERRVLQQSKETSPIRKNSQPSPDRRPKDSSPDEKLSPTKADFTTRKHSQPSPDRRVKDKISPSKSVETAEPFIDRKLSQPSPERHPKESEPTVRSKESSPFRCSRSHERSPVPTEKPVPVSPVRKASAGSPTRKTSYTETSITKTTTSKADILVNQKKEGKNISVTEITIQPITETKKSDKVLTKQSSDNRFERKTTSNRVITSKSSSDFDVKRRTTNDKTETSVDKTVRVSSKPRTPATSPDKRRPQDTSPTKSDKPKHHITVAKIKIEPVRKSVQAKITTDDRSARSTTRTTKTIKKIFETEPESDKDTGISDDEGDDTTVTTVETTTTTVTTTKKQPFTDRKDSAPVYRTTGKVEKNYSRSSSDNVLKSAVPNSATKKIPKSTTTATTTSSTSKKTDRPVKCVTTKTINLSTKAAIASDNLDNVVIDIQQAKSSREPTPNKLIPIPVSPDEDTGKPRYPDAVQEPDDEPRREPKVNKIPIFEEATNEYVGCEITEVEDHEVRAARACRITNLDRVTEDDESLLSVTQKVSKFVEEANKLKDVQTTKVPNRFVRHEYDDMDEHLKSDECLLSVSDKVTKFISTAEEVKKIKTSGPFVPECKVTVDITGSDECLLSVNEKVSKFGNVDTNRVSADLSTSVTTTATDEMDRSVISENEESSLSVLEKKKKFISSSSVPQKSPELVKNVMKQTSRQERKTEDVLGSLENDHKANIAERYTTATLTKPRDKVPQSVSLRSTEAVKKAKEIFENGGKAATSEIARQKDILNRPSVWEDRRKKEQTSTTVTENVHTKSTQEKTQKDVKLTDIGVYKRNQTKVEPEPKDELIDVKQETPKKRRGSGTPQTPAYIRDTVSTKKDMFERRISSSKMETSDLMKSTISQEETHEITGNNKRPSITEKYERSISRDTPTPGNKPSYMNHTVSSLEHMNSSSRRESIDNTQRYVKVEEHVHQQEGTAKTTNKFGVELKRTDSGRNVIPSPVKRKSSVDAPLIEEIFELIVLEKMLESVTGYEQRRRIRAQIRLVKKLNEKPASMVTTTTTTTVLKTNRTHDTNSKQKDFSPTRGLRKDSDIKTIKTVEIENKTEPLQRSTSPTKPKTVINAKTVTTTTSVITPSKTSKLNERVNIKETKEDKPIWATSNILKKASESTRSFKTCSTMNTAKKTTSTMRETPKESKPTDCITSSYGVGPTDENGLPLFGIRALKKKSTAPPETETTSKITGTYVTESLYSENGSAPVGERKTTMYSSDAKDLESFNASSNKRNLSEVREKLLERENSRKGLISVTKTEKIGNGSSHVTTEFGTLDDVPQREAKILRKGSVKELTERFVHKESSSSLVSEKSYPKAGLILRSTQSHSSRSSTPCEISSVRSGSVDFDENDIELRSSTSKSAVRESIMTSSATTDQEELDDGVVFRKSQTSSSTRQTRSFLNDGSRVSGVQDVLERMRNADNVEEAGDNDDDREARALLNKFLGASVLMSGMESMIASGVKEESSTVGSMPSTKKVSKVTTTRTVKSNASSSSNSAPKPSIDNLEQIWDEAVLKQLLDSSTNYEERRKIRARLRQIMAEKEACADIVASVTADLQRERQQLHQQQQQKQSTNDSNSNSGGIQGESLLLPLLQGILLHNKGGANGSLGSSGIGGSVASLAIPPVEDSGTESGEDLRLLAAGLHDNIEMYRGIGVGSATSTAGGSGVSGDGSSVCNGRQQEGCDDILHEVTAALDRLQLSLRDGKDINVEMNKRNALLSLVCRLQAGLLQPDKLPEHVSPVEELNGKEDVTDINQMRRGSGRFAKRRNRNNRHTVGVSREELADARRFIEEIGRIGDLSSHSHSVTPDKPKIPEKPLLPYSLQKQQSFGTVLPTQSIVPASGFAMKRPSQFVPKEIQDSNLKPIMKPNDRKAKQKLFRQSQSFDQSPIDDHEPVVVQHKPIDIKPLVPVNRSDPFKKPIQTAAQRALVKKYSFNDGSTSEEDEPRKTAEQVVLQKNSTKGSTVINSVQKLVNREVKPSHNDFHRSGGQQQRTADTNNTHSNGIETNKPMNKYTSKKLRMKRANTIDIPKKLLNNEVDSDDETDEEKRPVNRPREIKAKTPAPAPAKPTVEVPDFKPKTDNDKKFMAFLQKQNQSTRQMWTNPVKERVGANNWTSKFDHLKHNFENADKLGKVVAPIKNSTPKNSAMNFWKKAESASFDELKMKPPKPTPSVQNYVAPKTTTQPKLPSKPIGPVYQSAASVNKSHNKHTVPRSVSQPTSSSITVSKPTTAASSESPSSNQFTHAPTSAFKPISRKPAPVNLDFKPVHHEPDIIKPIPANVSNGIVKQIVASGFKETSEVKPEPMNVQIGLVKSLAAAGYHETPYVPPPKIERTPTHHVLNYQAKPERGDSPTPTAPWVGKRSGGDNNSRVASIASTKFTANQFGLNKGTLPTQSQLTYQGSLKYNEKPVGFQQPERLPDRRPSLPDVGESRPPTKSTGFTYTFTDYTLPESISTFTLNRSDSLTNPDNQPLVLTNTNSIYSPSHQQINYLSVNDQHSSASLSPNNDDRDDLDSLDSQEMRVTTKVMRAPVSQLASFSNNKPSHLGNLPDRGSMIAQNLQNSLKKIQQKSPTPPGRQTNVSLRTTQEQHLPQHTVPKVEIIPQTPIASKALQSQPQFNVPSHVIYNNVQRHPAAYESYRPAPLVRTDSWAHISPQTTMNGLARAKSSHTLAVPPIYEGGYKTQQSNTISDKQRTMEAYFAGQKPSFDSTSNSSSTNHFLRDKSGMSQNSVRPVSYAMGLSYNPNQYNIMTPQNNPKPMGDYPSSSQAMYSSSSTQPKTPAVSQLQQQQPQQQQYYQPPLGAGLVRSRTMPHIPLGNLNLLDEDNVDDAFEELMSQSFAV